One Candidatus Campbellbacteria bacterium genomic region harbors:
- a CDS encoding FKBP-type peptidyl-prolyl cis-trans isomerase — protein MHTKNIIVGIIIVVALIALVLWGTKAQAPVVQEEMASTTQQAGTTRTMTPVQGLTVEVIQEGTGQEAKAGDMVSVHYTGTLTDGTKFDSSVDRGTPFEFQLGVGQVIAGWDAGVAGMKVGEKRKLTIAPELGYGARGAGGVIPPNATLLFDVELLGIK, from the coding sequence ATGCACACAAAAAATATTATCGTTGGAATTATTATTGTAGTAGCACTTATTGCACTCGTTCTGTGGGGTACAAAGGCCCAAGCTCCTGTTGTGCAGGAGGAGATGGCGTCAACAACACAGCAAGCGGGTACCACACGAACTATGACACCAGTACAAGGATTGACCGTTGAAGTTATACAGGAGGGAACAGGGCAAGAGGCAAAGGCGGGGGATATGGTTTCGGTACACTACACGGGTACACTTACCGATGGAACAAAATTTGATTCAAGCGTTGATCGGGGTACACCATTTGAATTTCAACTTGGTGTTGGGCAAGTAATTGCAGGTTGGGATGCTGGCGTTGCCGGAATGAAGGTTGGAGAAAAAAGAAAATTAACGATTGCTCCAGAATTGGGGTACGGAGCTCGGGGTGCAGGTGGCGTTATCCCTCCAAACGCAACACTTCTTTTTGACGTTGAGCTTCTTGGAATTAAATAA
- the rpmE gene encoding 50S ribosomal protein L31: protein MKADIHPTYFPKAAVKCACGNTFTIGSTKEKIDVEVCSACHPFYVGDESKKILAGRMEKFKTRQSTTAAKREEAKKHASAKKAQTTASDVATEN from the coding sequence ATGAAAGCAGATATACACCCAACATATTTTCCAAAGGCGGCTGTTAAGTGCGCTTGCGGAAACACATTCACTATTGGTTCAACAAAGGAAAAAATAGATGTTGAAGTGTGTTCGGCATGCCATCCTTTTTACGTAGGTGATGAGAGTAAGAAGATTCTCGCAGGACGTATGGAGAAATTCAAAACTCGTCAATCTACAACTGCTGCAAAACGTGAGGAGGCAAAGAAGCATGCAAGTGCAAAAAAGGCACAAACAACAGCTTCTGACGTTGCAACAGAAAACTAA